In candidate division WOR-3 bacterium, the genomic window GAGTAAAAAAATCATTTTTTGTTGTCCTGTGGATGGATAAACAAGTTGACAGCCATGTACCCATGGGTAGAATTGTGACGTGAAGAAACTTGCAGAATACATAAGAAGGGACGCCCACATTCAGAATATCGCCGGTCTGAGAGGTGAGCGGGACCTCTACATCGTCGGCGGAACGATCCGGGATATTCTATTGGACGTGCAGCCGAAGGATTACGACTTCTCGGTCGAAGGTTCGGGTATAGAATTTGCCCGGCATGTCGCACGGAGAATAGATGGTGCACTTGTGGTCCTTGATGAAAAAGCAGATGAGGCCCGTGTGGTGATAGATAATATTATCTATGATTTCATCGGTTTAGACCAGGGCGGTGTTGTTCCCGATCTTTTGAGGCGTGACTTCACGATAAACGCAATGGCCGTGAATGTAGAGACGCTTGATCTTATTGATCCGTGTCACGGGTCGCGTGATTTGAAGAAGAGAGTTATCCGACCCGCCTCTGCTGATGCACTGATCGCTGATCCCCTGCGGATATTGAGAGGATTCAGATTCGCCCTCCAACTTAATTTCAACTTGCACAGGGATTTCAACAAGTTCGCCAAGAATATCTCTCTACAAGAAGTCGCTGCCGAGCGTGTTGGCGAAGAGCTATTGCGCATAATGTCGGCGCCAAACTCCTTTGAAATAATATTGAAGATCAACCAGCTGGGAATATTCAAACAAGTATTTCAGGAAGCGCAGAAACTGATCGAAGATTTTGACCTCTGGAATCATTCGCTCAATACCTACGGAGCGGCAGAGAATCTGATCGAGCACGGGTTCTTTACGAAGCTCGAACCCGAATACACCAGTTACTTTGCGGAGACCAACCGGGTTGCACTCTGTAAACTCGCGGGGCTATTTCATGATGTTGCCAAGCCGGATACGTTCCTTATAAAGGAAGGTGAGATCCATTTCTACGGCCATGATTCAATAGGTGCAAAGATGATCGAAAAGATTGCGCACCGCCGCCTAAGGTTTTCCCGGCACGATACCGACGTTCTGAAGAAATTGGTCAAAGAACACATGAGGCTGCATCTTCTGGCGACCAACCCGGACCTCACCGATCGTGCTATTCGCCGCTTCTTCCGTCACCTTGGTGTTGATTGGTTCGGGGCGATGATCATTGCCTGGGCCGATGGTTATGCAACCGGCGGCAGGACAGGTCATCTGGAGAGGGCATTTCTAAGGATGGTTGAATTATATCGTGCCGACAGCGCAAAACCAAAGGTCGAAAGACTCGTCAACGGCTACGACCTCATCGCCCTGGGTATGAAACCTGGTCCCAGTTTCAAGTTGATATTACAAGAACTGCTCGACATGCAGTTGGAGGGTAGCATTGAAGAGAAGGCTGAAGCCCTCGAACAGGCAAAAAAGATCGCAAAGAAGATCGATGCAATGTAGAAAGAACGCTTCTCAGGTTGAAACATTTGAC contains:
- a CDS encoding HD domain-containing protein, giving the protein MKKLAEYIRRDAHIQNIAGLRGERDLYIVGGTIRDILLDVQPKDYDFSVEGSGIEFARHVARRIDGALVVLDEKADEARVVIDNIIYDFIGLDQGGVVPDLLRRDFTINAMAVNVETLDLIDPCHGSRDLKKRVIRPASADALIADPLRILRGFRFALQLNFNLHRDFNKFAKNISLQEVAAERVGEELLRIMSAPNSFEIILKINQLGIFKQVFQEAQKLIEDFDLWNHSLNTYGAAENLIEHGFFTKLEPEYTSYFAETNRVALCKLAGLFHDVAKPDTFLIKEGEIHFYGHDSIGAKMIEKIAHRRLRFSRHDTDVLKKLVKEHMRLHLLATNPDLTDRAIRRFFRHLGVDWFGAMIIAWADGYATGGRTGHLERAFLRMVELYRADSAKPKVERLVNGYDLIALGMKPGPSFKLILQELLDMQLEGSIEEKAEALEQAKKIAKKIDAM